One Streptomyces sp. V4I8 genomic window carries:
- a CDS encoding DUF3626 domain-containing protein: MNYGDVASPRARSALRHVAAASTGPAVDPDVRITLNFHPDRLVRGVPILRALAEDGTYHSQFVTGTSNGGLTAHPGGDRWRWESRIFGGVYDDATAHERPVYGALNFRRQVVGAAPRFGSSHFRLTGGVLARATFCYPDSAAEPTDFGVAAGMDLVALAEADEQDALNDYIEAQVHGGVVLARDVEAVVLDVCYRGTPVEAGARLLPCPVEWHPGYRLTVPELRRHADYRGEEYADLGARIAEDGRIDPRVIGDAARTGRHELQDLKMVWHTLARFGAPKGAGTAYSGSSEAAGVGGHTPAASTPSA; the protein is encoded by the coding sequence CCACCGGGCCGGCTGTCGACCCCGACGTGCGCATCACCCTCAACTTCCATCCGGACCGGCTGGTGCGGGGTGTGCCGATCCTTCGCGCACTGGCCGAAGACGGCACGTACCACTCGCAGTTCGTCACCGGCACCAGCAACGGTGGGCTCACCGCCCACCCCGGCGGCGACCGGTGGCGCTGGGAGAGCCGGATCTTCGGCGGGGTGTACGACGACGCGACCGCGCACGAGCGGCCCGTCTACGGCGCGCTGAACTTCCGGCGCCAAGTGGTGGGCGCCGCCCCGCGGTTCGGCTCCTCGCACTTCCGCCTGACCGGCGGGGTCCTGGCCCGCGCCACCTTCTGCTACCCCGACAGCGCGGCCGAACCGACCGACTTCGGAGTGGCCGCAGGCATGGATCTCGTCGCGCTCGCCGAGGCCGACGAGCAGGACGCGCTCAACGACTACATCGAGGCGCAGGTCCACGGCGGAGTCGTCCTCGCCCGCGATGTCGAGGCCGTCGTCCTGGACGTCTGCTATCGCGGAACGCCCGTCGAGGCCGGTGCCCGCCTGCTGCCCTGCCCCGTCGAGTGGCACCCCGGCTACCGGCTCACCGTGCCGGAACTGCGCCGCCACGCGGACTACCGGGGCGAGGAGTACGCCGACCTGGGCGCCCGGATCGCCGAGGACGGCCGCATCGACCCGCGCGTCATCGGGGACGCCGCCCGCACGGGCCGTCACGAGCTCCAGGACCTGAAGATGGTGTGGCACACCCTCGCCCGCTTCGGTGCTCCCAAGGGCGCGGGCACGGCCTACTCCGGCTCGTCCGAGGCGGCCGGCGTCGGCGGCCACACCCCGGCAGCGAGCACCCCCAGCGCATAG